The following proteins come from a genomic window of Mycolicibacterium rufum:
- a CDS encoding P-II family nitrogen regulator → MKLITAIVKPFTLEDVKTGLEQTGILGMTVSEVQGYGRQKGHTEVYRGAEYSVDFVPKVRVEVVVDDAAVDKVVDVIVQAARTGKIGDGKVWVSPVETVVRVRTGERGADAL, encoded by the coding sequence ATGAAGCTGATTACTGCGATCGTCAAGCCGTTCACGCTCGAAGACGTCAAGACCGGACTGGAGCAGACGGGCATCCTGGGGATGACCGTCAGTGAGGTCCAGGGCTACGGCCGCCAGAAGGGGCACACCGAGGTGTACCGCGGCGCGGAATACTCCGTGGATTTCGTGCCGAAGGTGCGCGTCGAGGTCGTTGTCGACGACGCCGCCGTCGACAAGGTGGTCGATGTCATCGTCCAGGCCGCCCGCACCGGAAAGATCGGTGACGGCAAGGTGTGGGTCAGCCCCGTGGAGACCGTGGTCCGGGTGCGCACCGGCGAGCGCGGAGCCGACGCCCTTTGA
- a CDS encoding ammonium transporter, protein MGIPDTGDTAWMLASAALVLLMTPGLAFFYGGMVRAKSVLNMIMMSISAMGVVTVLWVLYGYSLAFGNDVGNLFGNPAQFFGLKGLLGGNAAAAVVADPAAGVEAVDAVNIPLVGTLPATVFVAFQLMFAIITVALISGAVADRIKFGGWLLFTALWVTVVYFPVAHWVFSFDGVTAETGGWIANKLAAVDFAGGTAVHINAGTAGLVLAIILGKRRGWPGTPMRPHNLPFVMLGAGLLWFGWYGFNAGSATSSGGLAGSTFVTTTVATAAAMLAWLLTERIRDGKATSLGAASGIVAGLVAITPSCSSVNVVGALVIGVVAGALCALAVGLKYKLGYDDSLDVVGVHLVGGIVGTLLIGLVAAPETGAGVAGLFYGGGVDQLWRQAVGAGAVLLYSAIGTAILALIVKFTVGLRLNEEDESTGADEAEHAETAYDFASVGAGSALGRHPGVEG, encoded by the coding sequence ATGGGTATACCGGACACCGGTGATACCGCGTGGATGCTGGCAAGCGCCGCGCTGGTGTTGCTGATGACACCCGGCCTGGCGTTCTTCTACGGCGGCATGGTGCGGGCCAAGAGCGTGCTCAACATGATCATGATGAGCATCTCGGCGATGGGTGTCGTCACCGTGCTGTGGGTGCTCTACGGCTACTCGCTGGCGTTCGGTAACGACGTCGGCAACCTGTTCGGCAACCCGGCCCAGTTCTTCGGCCTCAAGGGCCTGCTCGGCGGCAACGCCGCAGCGGCGGTCGTCGCCGACCCGGCGGCCGGTGTCGAAGCCGTCGACGCCGTCAACATCCCGCTGGTCGGCACGCTGCCCGCGACCGTCTTCGTCGCGTTCCAGCTGATGTTCGCGATCATCACCGTCGCGCTGATCTCCGGGGCGGTCGCCGACCGCATCAAGTTCGGCGGCTGGCTGCTGTTCACCGCGCTGTGGGTGACCGTGGTGTACTTCCCGGTCGCGCACTGGGTGTTCTCGTTCGACGGGGTGACCGCCGAGACCGGCGGCTGGATCGCCAACAAGCTCGCCGCCGTCGACTTCGCCGGTGGCACCGCCGTGCACATCAATGCCGGTACCGCCGGCCTGGTGCTCGCGATCATCCTCGGTAAGCGCCGCGGCTGGCCGGGCACTCCGATGCGGCCGCACAACCTTCCGTTCGTGATGCTGGGCGCCGGCCTGCTGTGGTTCGGCTGGTACGGCTTCAACGCCGGGTCGGCGACGTCCTCGGGCGGGCTGGCGGGCTCCACGTTCGTCACCACCACCGTGGCGACCGCCGCCGCGATGCTGGCCTGGCTGCTCACCGAGCGGATCCGCGACGGCAAGGCCACCTCGCTGGGCGCCGCCTCGGGCATCGTGGCGGGCCTGGTCGCGATCACCCCGTCCTGCTCGTCGGTCAACGTGGTGGGTGCGCTGGTGATCGGTGTCGTCGCGGGTGCGCTGTGTGCCCTGGCGGTCGGCCTGAAATACAAACTGGGATACGACGACTCGCTCGACGTGGTCGGTGTCCACCTGGTCGGCGGCATCGTCGGCACGCTGCTCATCGGTCTGGTCGCGGCGCCGGAGACCGGTGCGGGTGTGGCCGGGCTGTTCTACGGCGGCGGGGTCGACCAGTTGTGGCGGCAGGCCGTCGGCGCGGGCGCGGTTCTGCTCTACTCGGCCATCGGTACAGCTATCTTGGCCTTGATAGTGAAGTTCACCGTCGGACTGCGGCTCAACGAGGAGGATGAATCCACCGGAGCTGATGAAGCGGAGCACGCTGAAACCGCCTACGACTTCGCCTCGGTCGGCGCGGGCTCGGCACTCGGTCGTCACCCCGGCGTGGAGGGATAA